Proteins encoded in a region of the Zea mays cultivar B73 chromosome 4, Zm-B73-REFERENCE-NAM-5.0, whole genome shotgun sequence genome:
- the LOC100283338 gene encoding serine/threonine-protein kinase NAK, giving the protein MGNCGTREENAVVAAHAQVQQLHLLQQPSKNANADRKHTCMSSDISDPSTPRKVEDAKNISIYNDVIAFTLFELETITKSFRVDYVLGEGGFGTVYKGYIDENVRVGLKSLPVAVKVLNKDGHQGHREWLTEVNCLGQLRHPNLVKLIGYCCEDDHRLLVYEFMFRGSLENHLFRKTATPLPWGTRMSIALGAAKGLACLHNAQRPVIYRDFKTSNILLDSDYTAKLSDFGLAKDGPEGDQTHVSTRVMGTYGYAAPEYVMTGHLTARSDVYSFGVVLLELLTGRKSIDKSRPSREQSLVDWALPKLNDKRRLLQIIDPRLEGQYSARAAHKSCSLAFYCLSQNPKARPLMSDVVETLAPLQQGGGGGSDASSGLPDCRGRRRLTGNSVVHFRAIPNPKCTPVVPACRVR; this is encoded by the exons TTCAGCAACTCCACTTGTTACAACAGCCTTCCAAGAACGCCAATGCAGATAGGAAGCACACCTGCATGTCATCAGATATAAGTGACCCTTCCACACCTAGGAAAGTTGAAGATGCCAAGAACATTTCCATATACAACGATGTGATTGCCTTCACATTGTTTGAGCTAGAGACAATCACAAAGAGCTTCCGTGTTGATTATGTTCTTGGCGAAGGAGGATTTGGGACCGTTTACAAGGGTTACATAGATGAAAATGTCAGGGTTGGGCTGAAGTCACTGCCTGTTGCAGTCAAGGTGCTCAACAAAGATGGACATCAAGGGCACAGAGAATGGCTT ACCGAGGTTAACTGCCTGGGGCAGTTGaggcatccaaatttggtgaagtTGATCGGATATTGCTGCGAAGATGACCATCGGCTGCTTGTCTACGAGTTCATGTTTCGAGGAAGTCTAGAAAACCACTTATTCCGAA AGACAGCTACGCCATTGCCCTGGGGTACTAGGATGTCAATCGCGCTGGGAGCCGCTAAAGGGCTCGCTTGCCTCCACAACGCTCAAAGGCCCGTCATCTACAGAGATTTCAAGACATCAAACATTCTGCTGGACTCC GATTATACTGCCAAACTGTCTGACTTTGGCCTCGCAAAAGATGGCCCTGAAGGTGATCAGACGCATGTGTCGACACGGGTGATGGGAACCTACGGTTATGCTGCCCCTGAATATGTGATGACCG GTCACTTGACTGCTCGGAGTGACGTGTACAGCTTCGGCGTGGTCCTGCTGGAGCTCCTGACGGGGCGCAAGTCGATCGACAAGTCGCGGCCCAGCAGGGAGCAGAGCCTGGTGGACTGGGCGCTCCCGAAGCTCAACGACAAGAGGAGGCTCCTCCAGATCATCGACCCGAGGCTGGAGGGGCAGTACTCGGCCAGAGCCGCTCACAAGTCCTGCAGCCTCGCGTTCTACTGCCTGAGCCAGAACCCCAAGGCCAGGCCGCTCATGAGCGACGTCGTCGAGACCCTCGCGCCGTTGCagcagggcggcggcggcggcagcgacgCGTCCTCCGGCCTTCCTGACTGCAGAGGCCGCCGCAGGCTGACCGGCAACAGCGTCGTCCACTTCAGGGCCATCCCCAACCCCAAGTGCACGCCTGTTGTCCCGGCTTGCAGAGTGCGGTGA